The Juglans microcarpa x Juglans regia isolate MS1-56 chromosome 2D, Jm3101_v1.0, whole genome shotgun sequence DNA window CACCATAAGAAATCCCTGACTGGCGAACTAATCGATTTATAACCTTACGTTGTTGGGTCTCGAGTTCAAATGGGTGTTTGTATGATCCGTGAACTGCCACTTGACCAGATAAGATACCATGGACAAATTTCCCCTCAGCAAAAGCAAATCGAGCTCGgtttgaagaaaagaagagaggcTTTGGAATGCCTGTGAAGGTGGTATTGGACTCGAGGATTACAAATTTTGTGACATAGGGATAAAGCTCACGCCACCTGATCTCCAGTATGTCCAATTCATTGCTGAATAAGATGGCATCAAAAACATTACGGGGTTGGGATCGCCGGGACCAGCCATGGAGGTGGCAAAGGTGGTCCATTGATACATTTTCTGCATAATAGTGTGGGAGGTGTTTGAAGGGGGGTGGGGCATTGTCCCATAGTGGTCGGAAAAAATAGGATATGTTCTGGCCATGGGTAAAAATTCCAATCACACAAATAGGAATAAGTATCAGGAGTATGATGAAAAGAAACTTAGGTGGTGATCGTCTGGAGGTCAGGCGGACAGCTCGTGTTGCCATGTCTTGAAGGAGAATGATTAGGATAACTACTTGACATGGTTGTGCCAATTCAACTACCGGAAAAATCAAGTGCCTTCCAAATTCGCTCACCtgcataaaatcaaaatatatgttAGGAACTCTATGATAACTACTTCTATAAACAAATTAATGCAGGAGCTAGCCGGTAAGGCCAGCACTAGACAATGTTAAAAGAGGAAACTGCCTACAGAAAGAAACTTTCTAGTCGAATCACGTTCAATCATCTAAGCATTAACAATCCCTTCTCCAAGATAGATGGAAAATTTACCGTAACATAATATTCATCACTCTAGACAAGCAAAGATGTTTTGATGGGTAAAGACGGGCAAACATTTAAATCCAATATAAAGTATTCCCAAACTCTAGACTTCTTTTGAAATTGGTCTAAAGAGTTCTTGATGCATAAACCGAAATGCAGTTCACACTGTCAGCACAAGTTTATTTGTAGCACAAAGATCACATGGGTGATAATCCTCAAaatctattctttattttttgataagtaatcgtCAAAATCTTACAAAGAGATAAAGAGTCTTGATGCATAAACCCAAATGCAGGTCACGCTTGTCAGCACAAGTTTATTTGTAGCACAAGGATCACATGGGCGACAATCCTCAAAATCTTACAAAGAGATAGAATGGTCTGCTAACCATAAAATATGgaattcttcttatcagttataatgaagaaattcataagcctaactcatttcataaagcCGGTTCTACAATAAAAgattgttcattctttataaacatgcccaagacCTTGTTTacaggcaatgtgagattattcctcaacacccttCCTCACGTGCAGGCTAGTATTTTTCCTGGTCCTTGTCATGGGGTAAGTAGCGTGGGCCCACATTCTTCCTGTGgcaggctctgataccatgaagaaattcatgagccCAACTCATATCATAAAACCAGTTCAACAAGAGAGGATTGTCCATTCCTTATAAACAAGCTCAAGACCTTATCCACagacaatgtgagattattcttcaacaccctccctcacgTGCAGGCCAATATTCTTTTTCTGGTCCTTGTCGCGGAGTAAGTAGTGTGAGCTCCCATTCGTCTTGTGGTAGGCTTTGATACTATAAAGAAATTCATgggtctaactcatctcataaaaccggttctacaagaaatgattattcattccttataaacatgcccaagaccttgtccacaggcaatgtgagattattcctcaacataTAATGCCTCCTTAAATTTTACCAATGGCAATGGACgtcatttacatgaaaaatgagaaatataggacccacatgaaaaaattaagttttcaaCGAAGGACTccaatctttttcaaaatgagtgtgtgGCGCTTGCACAACCCATGACTGTATGCATTACTCTTTAGATGCAGCCCGACGTTGGCTCTCTTCCCAATGGTGCAACCCTTAGAGATGCACTCAAAGTTGAGATCCGcataaacaagaaataaaacatGATCTTGCAAAACTCGAACTTGTCCTTAAAAAGGACACCGTGCTTGAAATTCTAAACAAACAACACTGTTGCAAGCTGAGAGAGGACTAGATTTCCgcaataaaaatttgtaatgataagCTAGTTAAAACCCAGAGAAAAGTGTGGAAgattcttataattataaaaaatactacggaaaataaaatagaaaaatagaatatGCAACCTCTTTCTCAGGGAAATGTTAAACATGCTCAGAATCTATCTTGCTTAAAGATTTAGGGAGAAAAGAGAAACCTTTAGATTAAAATATCTAACATTTTCCTGTAACCAATTTAGAGAGCTTTGTGttcttaataattatatgaCTGCAACAGTGTCGGTCCCTGTGATTCACAACCTAGGTTTTCAGTAAAGACCTActcaaaaaagggaaaaatgatggaaaaatagAGCGCAATGTTTTAGcccaaatacattttttttataagtattagcCCAAATACATGAGTATGATCACTCACATTAAGAGCTGGAATTCGTTCTATTCAGGACATTGCAGTATAAATATGCATATAAAGCACAATTATTCTTTACAGGACATTGCAGTATGTATGAGATGAAGCTCAAAGTGATGGGCATTGAAACAGATGCATCAAATTTTACAGCAGAGCTAACTAAAATTGGCACATAAGGCTTACTTTTTGGGGGTAAGTTTCCAAacattgaacaaaatatttaatggTTCAATGAAGAAGGACAAGTAATTCTTACAATAGCTCATCCCCAGATGGAAATTGGTAAAGGAACAGCAAGATATAAATTGGAAACCCAACTAAAAGATATAATGGAAAATCTTCCATTTAATGAAACAAAGTTCAAATAAATTCGAAAAGCAGTACAGAAAATCACGCTACAAACTAATACTCACGATTTTGCATTTGCATAGGTCCTGAATGCATTCCCGCCAGTTCCAGTtccagatagagagagagaggtagagtCGAGTGCCCACGTGAGAATGAGATGGCGGAGTGAAGCAAGGAGAGACAACCTGAGGACAGTTTCCATCCCCTGCGGGTCTGCAGTTGCGACCTTAGGGTTATTGAAAAAGCAACCAACGAAAGCAAGACGCGTGGAGAAACGAACAAGTGTTATTTTGCTAAGGATACCGCTCAAAAATTTTTCTCAAGGCTTTTgataactaaaatcatctcaatttatctcaattcattattataatttttttaaattttaacaaaaaatataataaatattttaactttttcaaatcttaaaataataataatattaaaaaataatattttaacaatattttatcatctaaactcaactcaactcaactcaattcaacatccaaacacaacctaaggcttcgtttggaacttaaattcatctcaattcatcattacaattttttcaaatcccaatataaaatataataaacaattcaaaattttcaaatcctaaaataataataatattaaaaaataatattctaacaatattttattatctcaactcaactaaactcaatttaacatccaaatactacCTAATTACTTGTACTATAAATTACTTCGTCCatataaaaatagttattctattttcaattttaagttGGTGTATAAAATGGAtcaattaaatgataaaatttaatttataaaatttaaaatttagtttttaaattaaattttgtcatacAAGTATATTATTAGATATTCTCTACGTACCGACttgataatatcatttttatataaaaattaaaagaaaatatttaataatttgacatagtacattaaattataaaattattttattataatatagattTAGCATATTATaccaaattatattaattttaaaataattttttataatattttgtagacCTAACATTTTATCATTTGTTGATCATCTCCTCGCAACCGTCATACCAGTGAAATTTGTCATGagttattttcagtttttactttatctttttctagttttttagatttttaataagAGGCACTTGTTGCAATTTCTTAAAGAGGGAgtaaatcatatttttcttttagtttgaGAAACTGATtgtcaaaaattaataatttgatgagtaattatatatttttgttttatagttACATGTTTTTATATTGACaaggaaaatggtagaaatacaatccttttcataatttttatataactatattttaaataagaaatatttttatacaataacttataaaagtaacattactttatataaatattttcattttaaagtataattataaaaaattgtgaaaaaaaaaaaaaaaagttatacatcTATGGTTACTCTATTGATAATTTGGTGTATGGGTCGAACTTCCTATGTCCGGTTGTAGATAAACTGTACGTGAAAGAGTAAtgatgtatttaaaaaaaaattatataattttgatataaacatgt harbors:
- the LOC121250459 gene encoding beta-1,4-mannosyl-glycoprotein 4-beta-N-acetylglucosaminyltransferase-like codes for the protein MATRAVRLTSRRSPPKFLFIILLILIPICVIGIFTHGQNISYFFRPLWDNAPPPFKHLPHYYAENVSMDHLCHLHGWSRRSQPRNVFDAILFSNELDILEIRWRELYPYVTKFVILESNTTFTGIPKPLFFSSNRARFAFAEGKFVHGILSGQVAVHGSYKHPFELETQQRKVINRLVRQSGISYGDILIMSDTDEIPSPHTMKLMQWCDGVPPVMHLELRHYMYSFEFPVDYSSWRATTHIYGPDTLYRHSRQTDLIFSDAGWHCSFCFRHIQEFVFKMTAYSHAERVKQKDFLDHARIQELICRGDDLFDMLPEEYTFQELIKKMGSIPRSASAVHLPAYLIENADKFEFLLPGGCLRTSE